GCGGCCCATCCAGGTGGCGGCGTAATGGGAGCTGCTGGACGCAACGGCGCGCAGGCTATCTTGAGCGATATTGGAACGTAGCGACACGCTACTGCAGCGCATCTCACTTTTGGGTAGCGGCTGTTTCGTCAATTTCCGTTAGGATTTCATACGCCGCGCACGCTACTCGTCCGTGCGACACGCACTAGTCGGGGAGTAGCAGCGTGGACTGGGGGCGAGAGATCTCGCCACTGCCAGTGCGCCGTGCCTTGAGCCGAATGTACGGAGCAACGTAGCGACTTCGATGCTCGAAATCCCCGGGCATCGCTTCCGGTTTGGCATGGAGCGGTTCGATCAGATCCTCGATCACGAACCCTGCGCGGCACATTCCACCCAGCAGTTCCTCGAAACGATGCAGGTACTCGAGGGTCCCCTCTTCGCGATGCCGACTCCCGACGACTGGCGGAAGTGGACCGCTGCGGTAGTAGGGCTCGGTGAGTTCATAGCCGCGCTGCGATCCCACCACATCGCACTGCAAACTCACGGGGGATTTGTGCTGACTGATGTAGATTCCGCCAGCCCGCATGATGCGAGCCACCTCGCGAAACACTTTCACTACATCGGGCACATAGCAGGTGCTTACGGGGTGGATCACGATGTCGAATTCCCCGGTGGCGAGCATCGGCAAATGGTCCATCGAGGCGGCGACCGTACGAACTTCGAGCTTCCGCTGCGAAGCGACTTCGCGATCGATCTCGAGCATCGCCGTGCTGATGTCGACCACCGTCACCTGTGCTCCCGCAGCAGCATAGAGCGCGCTTTGGCGTCCACCACCTGCTGCCAAACAGAGGAGCTTTTTTCCGACAATCGAAGGACCGAGCCAACCGGGCTGATCGACCACCGACAAAGGACTCGCGAAATCTTCGTCCTTGGCGGGAAGTGTAAAGCGATTCCCTTTGCTCACCA
This window of the Pirellula staleyi DSM 6068 genome carries:
- a CDS encoding class I SAM-dependent methyltransferase — encoded protein: MSTPHDHNRRAWDAMVSKGNRFTLPAKDEDFASPLSVVDQPGWLGPSIVGKKLLCLAAGGGRQSALYAAAGAQVTVVDISTAMLEIDREVASQRKLEVRTVAASMDHLPMLATGEFDIVIHPVSTCYVPDVVKVFREVARIMRAGGIYISQHKSPVSLQCDVVGSQRGYELTEPYYRSGPLPPVVGSRHREEGTLEYLHRFEELLGGMCRAGFVIEDLIEPLHAKPEAMPGDFEHRSRYVAPYIRLKARRTGSGEISRPQSTLLLPD